The following proteins are encoded in a genomic region of Mus caroli chromosome 18, CAROLI_EIJ_v1.1, whole genome shotgun sequence:
- the Spry4 gene encoding protein sprouty homolog 4 isoform X2 encodes MEPPIPQSSVPVNPSSVMVQPLLDGRAPHSRLQHPLTILPIDQMKTSHVENDYIDNPSLAPATGPKRPRGGPPELAPTPARCDQDITHHWISFSGRPSSVSSSSSTSSDQRLLDHMAPPPVAEQASPRAVRLQPKVVHCKPLDLKGPTAPPELDKHFLLCEACGKCKCKECASPRTLPSCWVCNQECLCSAQTLVNYGTCMCLVQGIFYHCTNEDDEGSCADHPCSCSGSNCCARWSFMGALSVVLPCLLCYLPATGCVKLAQRGYDRLRRPGCRCKHTNSVICKAASGDTKASRSDKPF; translated from the coding sequence ATGGAGCCCCCGATTCCACAGAGCAGCGTCCCTGTGAATCCCAGCTCAGTCATGGTGCAGCCCCTCCTTGACGGCAGAGCGCCCCACAGCCGGCTCCAGCACCCACTCACCATCTTACCCATTGACCAGATGAAGACCAGCCACGTGGAGAATGACTACATAGACAACCCTAGCCTGGCCCCTGCCACGGGTCCCAAGCGGCCCCGGGGCGGGCCACCAGAGCTGGCTCCTACACCTGCCCGCTGTGACCAGGATATTACTCACCACTGGATCTCCTTCAGCGGTCGGCCCAGCTCtgtaagcagcagcagcagcacttccTCCGACCAGAGGCTCCTAGATCACATGGCTCCACCTCCCGTGGCTGAGCAGGCCTCACCCAGGGCTGTGCGCCTCCAGCCCAAGGTGGTCCACTGTAAGCCACTGGACCTCAAGGGCCCGACAGCTCCACCAGAGCTAGACAAGCACTTCTTGCTGTGTGAGGCCTGTGGGAAGTGTAAGTGCAAGGAGTGTGCGTCCCCTCGGACGTTACCTTCCTGCTGGGTTTGCAACCAGGAGTGCCTGTGCTCCGCTCAGACCCTGGTCAACTAtggcacatgcatgtgcctggTGCAAGGTATCTTCTACCACTGTACTAATGAGGATGATGAGGGCTCTTGCGCCGACCATCCCTGCTCCTGTTCCGGCTCCAACTGCTGCGCCCGCTGGTCCTTCATGGGCGCCCTCTCTGTGGTGCTGCCCTGTCTGCTGTGCTACCTGCCGGCCACAGGCTGCGTCAAGCTGGCCCAGCGAGGCTATGACCGCCTGAGACGCCCCGGTTGCCGCTGCAAGCATACGAACAGCGTCATCTGCAAGGCAGCCAGCGGGGACACCAAGGCCAGCAGGTCCGACAAGCCTTTCTGA
- the Spry4 gene encoding protein sprouty homolog 4 isoform X1: MLSRGGELMAGHPYCQAWLGQKASYCAGRLPRTLRRYKEKIDSLGGSQTQWQPPSSSMSPSQWRDFPIFRRGKRNLGRAGVLHISVADQRCNLPDRPLRGTELEGPLEACPLVQFSTSSLMEPPIPQSSVPVNPSSVMVQPLLDGRAPHSRLQHPLTILPIDQMKTSHVENDYIDNPSLAPATGPKRPRGGPPELAPTPARCDQDITHHWISFSGRPSSVSSSSSTSSDQRLLDHMAPPPVAEQASPRAVRLQPKVVHCKPLDLKGPTAPPELDKHFLLCEACGKCKCKECASPRTLPSCWVCNQECLCSAQTLVNYGTCMCLVQGIFYHCTNEDDEGSCADHPCSCSGSNCCARWSFMGALSVVLPCLLCYLPATGCVKLAQRGYDRLRRPGCRCKHTNSVICKAASGDTKASRSDKPF, translated from the exons ATGCTGAGTCGAGGGGGAGAGCTAATGGCTGGGCATCCATATTGTCAGGCCTGGCTGGGGCAGAAGGCCTCCTACTGCGCAGGGAGGCTTCCCAGAACCCTGCGACGCTACAAGGAAAAGATAGATTCTTTGGGGGGTTCACAGACTCAGTGGCAACCTCCTTCCTCTTCAATGTCTCCAAGCCAGTGGCGTGATTTCCCCATTTTCAGGAGAGGCAAAAGGAACCTGGGGCGTGCAGGAGTCCTGCACATCTCTGTAGCTGACCAGCGCTGCAACCTTCCTGACAGGCCTCTACGTGGTACAGAGCTGGAAG gACCCCTAGAAGCCTGTCCCTTGGTGCAGTTCAGTACCTCCAGCCTCATGGAGCCCCCGATTCCACAGAGCAGCGTCCCTGTGAATCCCAGCTCAGTCATGGTGCAGCCCCTCCTTGACGGCAGAGCGCCCCACAGCCGGCTCCAGCACCCACTCACCATCTTACCCATTGACCAGATGAAGACCAGCCACGTGGAGAATGACTACATAGACAACCCTAGCCTGGCCCCTGCCACGGGTCCCAAGCGGCCCCGGGGCGGGCCACCAGAGCTGGCTCCTACACCTGCCCGCTGTGACCAGGATATTACTCACCACTGGATCTCCTTCAGCGGTCGGCCCAGCTCtgtaagcagcagcagcagcacttccTCCGACCAGAGGCTCCTAGATCACATGGCTCCACCTCCCGTGGCTGAGCAGGCCTCACCCAGGGCTGTGCGCCTCCAGCCCAAGGTGGTCCACTGTAAGCCACTGGACCTCAAGGGCCCGACAGCTCCACCAGAGCTAGACAAGCACTTCTTGCTGTGTGAGGCCTGTGGGAAGTGTAAGTGCAAGGAGTGTGCGTCCCCTCGGACGTTACCTTCCTGCTGGGTTTGCAACCAGGAGTGCCTGTGCTCCGCTCAGACCCTGGTCAACTAtggcacatgcatgtgcctggTGCAAGGTATCTTCTACCACTGTACTAATGAGGATGATGAGGGCTCTTGCGCCGACCATCCCTGCTCCTGTTCCGGCTCCAACTGCTGCGCCCGCTGGTCCTTCATGGGCGCCCTCTCTGTGGTGCTGCCCTGTCTGCTGTGCTACCTGCCGGCCACAGGCTGCGTCAAGCTGGCCCAGCGAGGCTATGACCGCCTGAGACGCCCCGGTTGCCGCTGCAAGCATACGAACAGCGTCATCTGCAAGGCAGCCAGCGGGGACACCAAGGCCAGCAGGTCCGACAAGCCTTTCTGA